The genomic segment TTTCAGCCTGCTTGTTCCGGCAAGATCTGCTCCCGCATAGGAACACCAGTTACATAGAAACCCTATGATACGCGGTTCAAATTCTTCCATTATCGTTTCCGCCAGGTTTTAGAACTGGATCTGTGCTTTGTGCTTGCCGTCTCCTTCGGTGGCGCAGAACAGCAGAGTTTTTCCGGTTCTTGCGCACCAGGCCTTAATATCAACAGGGAAAGAGGGGCAGTCAGCGAGAACTTCCAGCATGTCGCCCGGCTGCAGCTCTTTGGCTAATACAGCTATTTTCAGTATCGGCTGGGGACATTTCAGTCCAAGAGCGTCAAGTGTACGTGAAGCCATTGTGTATCGATCCTTTCGTGTTAAAATGAGAACGTTGTTTTTGCGTCTTT from the Candidatus Aegiribacteria sp. genome contains:
- a CDS encoding sulfurtransferase TusA family protein — translated: MASRTLDALGLKCPQPILKIAVLAKELQPGDMLEVLADCPSFPVDIKAWCARTGKTLLFCATEGDGKHKAQIQF